AGATTTCGGGACCAGCGATTCAGGCAATATTTTATCTGCAGTTACATTCATTCACAGTCATTTAAACGAAAACCTTGCGATTGAAGAACTGGCAAATATGGTTCATTTATCACCTGCACATTTTACCCGAAAATTTAAGCAGCTAACGCATTTGACACCTCGCGATTACATTAATACCCAACGTATTGAAAAAGCACAGTTGCTTTTAAATACCACATCGCAATCGTGCATTGAAATTGCCGAATTGTGCGGCTATAAAAGCAATGCCTATTTCTGCAAAATTTTTAAAAAATACATTGGTAAATCGCCGCGCGAGTATCGAAACAACCAGGTTTAGACTTTTCTTTTCGCGTACAAAACTTACTGCCCCTGCTGTGCAATAAAAAAAAGCTCCAACCAATGGCCGGAGCTTTTCTATCGTTAAAACTGCAATTTTATGCTTTATATTCATCCCAGCTTTTTACCTGAACATTATCCAGGTTGTACCTGCAAATTCCGTAAAGGAAAGCACTTGCCACACGGGCATTGGTAATAAGCGGAATGTTATAATCAATGGAGCTTCGTCTGATTTGGTAACCATTTTTCAGCTCTCGCTTGGTATGGTTTTTCGGAATATTAATTACCAAATCAATTTTCTTTTCCTTGATCATTTCAATAGTATTTGGCGACTGATCTTCTTCATCAGGCCAGTATATCAGGGTGTTCTCAATGCCATTTTCGCGGAAGAATTTGTGTGTTCCCTCAGTGGCAAAAATGTTGTATCCTTTTTCAACCAACATTCTTGCACTGTTTAGCAACTCCAGTTTACCACGAGATGGCCCCGAAGAAATAAGAATATTCTTTTTCGGGAAATTGTAACCTACCGATAACATGGCTTTCAGCATGGCTTCATAATATGTCTCACCAATACAGCCAACTTCTCCGGTCGACGACATATCAACTCCTAAAACAGGATCGGCTTTCAGTAAGCGTGCAAACGAAAACTGCGGTGCTTTCACCCCTACATAATCCAATTCAAAAAGCGATTTATCCGGCTTCGGCACATCAATTCCCAGCATCACCTTGGTGGCAATTTCAATCAGGTTAAGCTTCATAACCTTCGATACAAACGGGAAGCTTCGCGATGCACGCAGGTTGCACTCAATAACTTTAATATCGTTATCCTTTGCCAGAAACTGCATATTAAATGGCCCGGTAATTTCAAGGCCTTTAGCAATTTGTCGGGCAATTTTTTTCACCCTGCGAATGGTCTCAACATACAGTTTTTGCGGTGGAAAAACAATGGTTGCATCGCCCGAGTGCACCCCGGCAAACTCCACGTGCTCTGAAATGGCATAAGCCACCATTTCTCCTTTATTGGCCACTGCATCAATTTCAATTTCTTTGGCTTGCTCAATAAATTCGGTTACAACCACCGGGTGCTCTTTCGATACGTTGGCAGCCATTTGAAGGAAATGTTCCAACTGATCGGGATTGGAAACCACATTCATTGCAGCACCTGAAAGTACGTACGAAGGACGAATCAACACCGGATACCCTACTTCATCAACAAACTTGTGAATCTCGTCGATGGTTGACAGACGTGCCCAGCGTGGCTGGTCTACTCCCAAATCATCAAGCAATGAAGAGAATTTCTCACGGTCCTCTGCATTATCAATCTTTTTGGCCGATGTTCCAAGAATCGGAACATTTTGCCCGTCTAATTTCATTGCCAGGTTATTCGGAATCTGACCACCCATTGAAACAACCACACCATGCGGGTTTTCAAGGTCGTAAACATCCATTACACGCTCAAAAGTCAACTCGTCAAAATAAAGTCTGTCGCAGGTATCATAATCAGTACTTACCGTTTCGGGGTTGTAGTTAATCATTACCGAACGATAACCCTGCTCTTTAATGGTGTTTATGGTATTTACACTACACCAATCGAACTCCACCGAGCTTCCAATCCGGTATGCACCCGAACCAAGTACCATAACCGATTTATGATCGCCTAAATAAGTAACATCGTTTTCGGTACCGTTATGTGTTAGGTACAGGTAATTGGTTTGTGCGGGGTATTCTCCGGCCAGGGTATCAATTTGTTTTACCACCGGAACAATGCCGTTAGCTTTTCGGTAAGCCCTAACTTTTAACAAGTCTTCGTTAATGCTTGTACCCTTACTGTTTAGCACCAGGCGTGCAATCTGAAAATCGGAAAAACCGGCTTGTTTTGATGCTTTCAACAAAGGAATTGGTAATTTTTCCAACTCGTTTATCTCCTGCAACTCCAGCTTTATTTTATGAATATTGCCTAGTTTCTGCAAAAACCATTTGTCGATTTTTGTTTTCTCATGAATCGCATCAATAGAGTACTCTTTATTGAATGCTTCGGCAATGGCAAAAATTCGTCTGTCGGTAGGATTTGTCAGCTCCTCTTCAATACCCTCAATGGTAATTTCTTCTTTATTGGCAACAAAACCGTGCATTCCAAGTCCAACCATTCGAATACCTTTTTGAATAGCTTCCTCGAAGGTTCGTCCGATGGCCATAATCTCGCCCACCGATTTCATTGAGCTTCCGATGTTTTTTGAAACGCCAACAAATTTGCTCAAATCCCAACGTGGTATTTTAACCACACAATAGTCGAGTGCAGGCTCAAAACAAGCGGTGGTTACCTTGGTTACCGAGTTTTTCAGTTCGTGTAAACCATAACCCAAACCAAGTTTTGCTGCCACAAAAGCAAGCGGATAACCGGTAGCTTTCGATGCCAGTGCCGACGAACGAGACAAACGGGCATTTACCTCAATTACCCGATAATCTTCCGAATGCGGATCGAGTGCAAACTGTACGTTACATTCGCCAATTACACCAACACGGCGGATAATTTTTATTGAAATAGCACGAAGCTTGTGGTACTCGGAGTTTGATAAGGTTTGCGAGGGCGCTACAACAATACTTTCACCCGTGTGAATTCCCAGCGGATCGAAGTTTTCCATGTTACACACGGTAATACAATTGTCGTGTTTATCTCGAACCACCTCGTATTCCACTTCTTTCCATCCTTTAATTGATTCTTCAATTAAAATTTGTGGCGAATAAGAAAATGCACTTCCGGCCAGTTTTTCCAGTTCTTCCTCGTTTTCGCAAAAACCAGAGCCCAGGCCACCAAGCGTATAAGCTGCTCTAATAATAATAGGAAAACCAACCTCTTGAGCAGCTGCTTTTGCCTCTGCCATGTTTGATGCGGCTATACTTTTACAGGTTTTCACATCAATTTCGTCGAGCATTTTGGCAAAAATGTCGCGGTCTTCGGTATCAATAATGGATTGAACAGGTGTACCCACCACTTCAACATTGTATTTTTCAAGTACTCCCGATTCGTATAGTGCAACCCCGCAGTTTAGTGCAGTTTGTCCACCAAATGCCAGCAAAATACCCTGTGGTTTTTCTTTTTTAATCACCTCTTCAACAAAATGAGGCGTAACAGGCAAAAAGTAAATTTTGTCTGCAATATCTTCTGAAGTCTGAATGGTTGCAATATTCGGATTAATAAGAACCGTTTCAACTCCTTCTTCCTTCAGGGCTTTCAGGGCCTGAGACCCGGAATAATCAAACTCACCGGCCTCGCCAATTTTTAGTGCTCCCGAACCAAGAACAATAGCTTTTTTAATGTGTGTATCTATCATGATATTTTTAAAAATTTCGGTGAATGATTATTTTTTAGAAGCTTCAATATTTTTGATAAACTCATCAAACAAAAATTCGGTATCTACCGGCCCACTTGCTGCTTCAGGGTGAAATTGCGTAGAGAAAAACGGAAGGGTTTTATGCCTTATTCCTTCGTTTGTTTCATCGTTAACATTGGTAAACAATGGCTCCCAGTCGGCTGGCAGTGTTTCAGTTGCCACCGCATAACCATGGTTTTGCGAGGTAATGTAACACTTGTTGGTGCCTTCCAGTAATACCGGCTGATTATGGCTACGGTGTCCGTACTTCAATTTGTAGGTGTCGGCTCCGGCAGCACGTGCCAGCAACTGGTTCCCCAAACAAATCCCCATTATCGGCTTCTTATCGCCAATTACCTTTTTTATGTAGCTAACAGTAACATCGCACATCGCCGGGTCTCCCGGACCATTTGATATAAAGAGTCCATCAAATTCTTCGTTTGAAAAATCATAATCCCATGGCACACGAATTACGGTAGCTCCCCTGTCAATCAGGCAACGCATAATGTTGTTTTTTACTCCACAGTCGATTAACACTACTTTGTGTTCGCCATTGCCATAAACCTCACGCTCTTTGCAGCTTGCCACTGCCACAAGGTTTTCTTTATTCGGGTCGTAAAAGTCTATTTCCTCCTCAAATTCAATTTTGCCCAACATCGAACCTTTCTCACGTAAAATTTTTGTTAAGGCTCGTGTGTCAATATCAAAAATACCCGGAACATCATATTCTTTTAACCAGTCGCTCAAACTTTTTTCAGCATTCCAGTGACTGAATTCAAACGAATAATCAGAAATTATTAATCCGGAAATATGCAACTTATGCGATTCATAAAACTTGTGTATCCCATTTTCTTTTTGATTAAAAGGAACACCATAATTCCCAATCATTGGGTAAGTCGACACCAGGATTTGCCCGGTGTAAGATGGATCAGTCAAACTTTCCGGATAACCAGTCATTGCGGTATAAAAAACTACCTCTCCGGCTACCGCTTTCTCGCTTCCAAACGATTTCCCTATAAAAACGGTACCGTCTTCAAGAGTTAATTTTGCCTGTTTTACTTTATACATTTTCCGATTTAATAATTAAAAAAAATGCGCTTGCCCTAAAATAGTTCAAACGCATTTCAGTTATTCTTTATACTTATTTTCAAATACACTCTCGCAATCATAAATGTTAAGAACATGAATTAAATATCATTTCCGTCACAAAAATAGAAAATATTCTGAATTTCATACCTGCTTTTCTTAAAAAATGCATATTTTTGCATCATAAATGAATATTTATTCAATGAAGAATAAAATACAACGACAACTTGAAATCCGAAAAATAATTCAAAAAGGGAATGTACACAGCCAGGATGAATTATTGGTTGAATTAAAACGCCGAGGCTTCGACCTAACGCAGGCCACCCTGTCGCGCGATTTAAAAGTGCTACAGGTTGCAAAAGTACCACATCCGGTTAAAGGCTATGTTTATACCATACCCGAAAACGGACTAACAGAAAAGCATAGTGCAGAACACATTAACCGCATTAATTACCTGGCCGACGGATTTCAGGATTTACAGTTTTCGGGCAATCTGGCCGTATTAAAAACGGTACCCGGATATGCCAGCAGCATTGCTGCGGTGATAGACACCGCCAGCCCCTGGGAGATTTTGGGAACAGTTGCCGGAGACGACACGATTTTAATTATTCAAAGGGAAGGAATATCGAAAAATGATTTGACCGAGGCATTATTTAAAATTATGCCAAAGCTAAAAGACAAATTGTAGATCGAAGGATGAAGAGCTTAAATAACATCAAAGTATTAATTGCCGACGAAAATCACCTGAAATTCATCGACGATATAAACGATGCCATCGATAGTGCATCGAAACAAAGAGGTACGGGTATTGCACGCCGAACCTTTGAATACCTTGCTGATAAAATGAAGCAGGGCAAAGCAATAATTGCGCTGGAAGAAGGCGAAATGTTTGCCGGCTTTTGCTACATAGAAACCTGGCAGGAAAAAGGCTTCGTGGCCAACTCGGGACTTATTGTTGCCGAAAATTACCGCGGAATAGGTTTGGCTAAGGCGATTAAAAAGAAAGCTTTTGAGTTGTCGCGCAGAAAATATCCGAACTCTAAAATTTTTGGATTAACAACCGGATTAGCAGTAATGAAGATCAACCATGAGCTGGGCTATCGACCTGTAACTTTTTCGGAGCTTACCCTCGACGATCAGTTTTGGAAAGGCTGCCAGGGATGCATTAACCATGACATACTGGAACGTACGGGCAGAACAAAATGCCTTTGCACCGGAATGCTATACGACCCGGCGTGGGAAAAACCAACTTATACGAATGGCAATGGCATTAGAAAAAGAAGTTTACTTGATTTGATACCAAAGCGCAAACCGGGGGTAGCAAAAAAGAAAAACAAACTATTAAAGAAAAATAAGTAGAGTGACGGTAAGTTATTCAACGGACAGCTACAGACTTAACTTGAGTAGTATTGGCCGTCACTCTTTTAAAGATATTTAGTTATGAGTAAAAAATTGGTACTGGCATTTAGCGGTGGTTTAGACACCTCGTTTTGTGTAAAATACTTAAAAGAAGAAAAAGGATATGATGTTTACACAGCAATTGCCAACACAGGAGGTTTCTCTGACGAGGAACTAAAAGAAATTGAAAAACGGGCACTGGCACTTGGAGCCGTTGAACACATTACACTTGATGTTACCAACGAATACTATGAAAAATGCATTCGCTACATGGTTTACGGAAATGTATTGCGAAATAACACCTACCCCATTTCGGTAAGTTCAGAACGCGCATTTCAGGCCATTGCCATTATTGAGTACGCCAAAGAAATTGATGCAAAATACATTGCACACGGCAGCACAGGCGCCGGAAACGACCAGATTCGCTTCGACCTTACTTTCCAGGTTCTGGCTCCTGAGATTGAAATAATAACGCCTACCCGCGATATGCTTTTAACCCGCCAGTACGAAATCGACTACCTAAAAAAATATGGTTTTGAGGCCGATTTTACCAAAATGGAATACTCCATTAACCAGGGGCTTTGGGGCACCAGCGTTGGCGGAAAAGAAACGCTAACCACCAACAAAAACCTGCCCGAAGAAGCTTATCCAAGCCAGCTGGAAGCCACTGGCGAACAAACCATCGAATTGGGTTTTGAAAAAGGAGAACTGGTATCGCTCGACGGAGAATTTTACGAAAACGGTCCCGAAGTAATTCGTGCGCTGGAGACTGTTGCATCTAAATACGCCATTGGGCGCGACACCCACGTTGGAGATACCATTATTGGTATTAAAGGCCGTGTTGGTTTTGAAGCTGCCGCCCCGCTGATTACCATTAAAGCGCATCACCTGCTGGAAAAACATACCTTAACCAAGTGGCAGGCCTACTGGAAAGAACAACTGGGTAACTGGTACGGCATGTTTTTACACGAAGCCATGTACCAGGAACCGGTTATGCGAAACATCGAAGATTTTCTGGAATCGACCCAGGAAAATGTTACCGGAAAAGTAATCGTAAAACTTAAACCTTACCACTTTGAACTGGTTGGTATTGAATCGGAACACGACCTGATGAACTCGGGATTTGGAGAGTACGGCGAAACCGTTGAAGCATGGACAGCCGACGACGTTAAAGGGTTTACCAAAATCTTATCGAACTCCTTAAAAATCTACAACAAGGTAAATAACAAATTATAGGATGATTAAAGTTGGAATTATAGGAGGAGCCGGATACACTGCCGGAGAGCTGTTGAGAATTTTACTGAATCATCCGCAGGTTGAAATTGGCTTTATACAAAGCACGAGCAATGCCGGCAACCTGATTTCGGATGTACACATTGATTTGTTGGGCGAAACGGAAATCACGTTCACCGATCAGATGCCTTTTGATGAGGTTGATGTTATTTTCCTTTGTATGGGACATGGCAAATCGATAGAATTTGTGGAAAAACACAATTTTCCTAAATATTTAAAAATTATAGATTTAAGCCACGACTTCAGGCTAAAAAGAGCCGGTAACGACTTTGTGTATGGCTTGCCCGAACTAAACCGCGAAGAAATTGAATCGTCAGAACGCATTGCCAACCCGGGCTGTTTTGCCACCGGAATTCAGCTGGCACTGTTGCCATTGGCTGCCAACAACTTATTGCAGGACGAAATTCATGTACAAGCAATAACAGGCTCAACCGGTGCCGGACAAAAACCAACCGCAACATCGCATTTTAGCTGGCGCAGCAGCAATGTTTCGGCTTACAAAATTTTCGAGCACCAGCACGAGGGCGAAATCATCCAAAGCCTTACACAATTGCAAGCTGGTTTTGAAAAAGACTTCAACTTTGTGCCCATTCGTGGAAACCACACAAGAGGTATTTTTGTGGCTTGTTATACAAAATTTGAAGGCTCGCTTGAAGAAGCCAACGAAATTTATAAAGAGTATTACGCCGGCCACCCCTTTGTTTTTATAAGCGATAAAAACCCGGGAGTAAAACAAGTGGTAAACACCAACAAGGGCGTACTTTACCTGGAAAAACACGGCACCAAACTGGTTATAATCAGTTTAACCGACAATTTAATAAAAGGTGCATCCGGACAGGCAGTTCAAAACATGAACCTGATGTTTGGGTTAGACGAAAAAGCCGGACTCAACTTAAAACCGGTAGCTTTTTAAAACAATTGCACACAGATAGCGCAGATTAACACAGACAAAATCAGCGTTTGTCAGCGTAATCTGCGAGAAAGAATTGAATATGGAACTATTTAACGTATATCCACTTTTCGACATTACCCCGGTAAAAGCCGAGGGATGTTACGTTTGGGATGCCGACGGAAAGAAATATCTTGACCTTTATGGCGGGCATGCAGTAATCTCAATCGGACACAGTCACCCCTGCTATGTAAAAAAAATTACTCAGCAGCTTCAGCAAATTGGCTTTTACTCTAACTCGGTGCAAAATCCGCTACAGACTGAATTAGCTGATAAACTGGGCAAAATTTCAGGATGTGAAGACTACCAGCTTTTCTTGTGCAACTCGGGAGCCGAAGCCAACGAAAATGCACTGAAACTTGCATCTTTTATTACTGGTAAAAAGAAAATAATCAGTTATAAAAAAGGCTTTCACGGTCGTACATCGGCAGCCGTTGGCATTACCGATAATCCGAAAATTATTGCTCCTGTTAACGAAACAGATAATGCTGTAATTCTTCCGTTTAACGACATAAAGGCTACCGAAGATGTTTTGAAACAAGGTGATGTTGCAGCAGTAATTGTTGAGGGTATTCAGGGAATTGGAGGAATTTACGTACCCGACACCGAGTTCCTTACCAAGCTAAAACAACTGACAGAAAAATATGTAGCCGTTCTTATTCTCGACGAAATACAATCGGGATACGGACGAAGTGGCAAGTTCTTCGCTTACCAGCATACCGCTATTAAACCCGACATTGTAACAATGGCAAAAGGAATGGGTAACGGATTTCCTATTGGAGGCGTGCTGATTCAGCCGGAAATTGAGCCGTGGTTTGGCATGCTGGGAACCACTTTTGGCGGAAACCACCTGGCCTGTGCTGCTGCCATTGCAGTTCTGGACGTAATGAAAGACGAAAAGCTGGTGGAGAATGCAGAGTCAGTAGGAAATTACCTGATGGATAAACTGGCGGAGATAGATGCAGAGTTTGAGATCAGAGGAGAAGGATTAATGATCGGTCTGGAATTTAAACAACCAATTGCTGATATTCGCCGGAAACTGTTGTTCGATTACGGAATTTTCACCGGTGTTTCAGGACAAAATATCATACGGTTGCTGCCTCCGTTAAGTCTTACAAAAACACAGGCCGACGTATTTTTAACGGCGTTTGCAGAAGTACTTGATACCGTTGTTGAATAAATAAAAATCAGAACCACACTTTTTCTAAATTAGACCAAATGGAAAATAAAAAAATAGCAATTATAGGCGTAGGAAACATGGGAGGAGCCATAGCAATCGGACTGCTAAAATCGGGTTCGATTGAGGCGGCCAATATCGCCGTTTCCGACAGAAAAGAAACCACGCTCAGAAAAATGAGCGATTTTGGAATTGCCACTTATCAAAACAACATTGAGGCGGCTAAAAATGCCGACGTAATTATTGTTGCTGTAAAACCTTACCATATTGAAGGGGTGATAAATGAACTAAAACCCGTTTTAGCACCCAATAAAATATTCATCTCAATTGTTGCAGGTGTAGGTATCGACGATTTAGGAGCAATGGCCGGAAACGACATTCCTATTTTTAGGGTAATGCCCAATACTGCTATTGCCTTGCAAGAATCGCTGACTTGTATTTCTGCCAACGGAAACACCGCCGCACATCGCGAATATGTAGTGGAGTTATTTGATAAACTGGGAAAAACAATTGAAATTCCGGAAGAATTAATGGCTGCTGCCACCGTACTTTCATCGTGCGGAATTGCCTACGCCCTGCGTTACATCCGGGCAGCCATGCAAGGTGGCATTGAAATTGGCTTTAGCGCCGAAATGGCACAACTAATTACGGCGCAAACGGTTAAAGGTGCCACTGAGTTATTGTTGCAATCGGGACATCATCCGGAACGCGAAATCGATAAAGTAACAACACCTATGGGCGTTACTATTACCGGCTTAAACGAAATGGAACACAAAGGCTTCAGTTCTTCACTAATCCAGGGAGTACTGGCTTCATACAAAAAGATAAAAGACAACTAAAACGTGCAGTGCCGATACAAAAAAATAACTGTTAAAGTTGGAAGCAATGTGCTGGCCAAAGCCGATGGAACACTAAACGTTTCGCGCATAGCCCATCTTGTCGACCAAATTGCGCTTCTGCATAAAAATGGAGTTGAGGTGGTTTTGGTATCATCGGGGGCTGTAGCTGCCGGCAGGGCCGTAATGAGCGAAACAAAAAAATCGGACGCCGTTTCGCAGCGCCAGCTCTGGGCTGCACTGGGGCAGGTAAAATTAATTTCGCGTTACTCCGATTTCTTTCAAGAGGATGGTTTAACCTGTGCGCAGGTGCTAACTACAAAAGAAAATTTCTCGAGCCGCGGTCATTACCTGAACATGAAAAACTGCATTACAACGCTGTTGGAACATAAAGTAATCCCAATTGTAAACGAAAACGACACCATTTCGGTAACCGAACTGATGTTTACCGACAACGACGAACTTTCAGGCTTAATCGCCTCGATGGTTGACTCGGAGGCCCTGATTATTCTTAGCAACATTGATGGCGTTTACAACGCACATCCCGAAAGTGAAGGTGCAGAGTTGATTGAACGCATAGAAATAACAGAAAAAGGGCCCAAAAATGCCATCTCATCGCAGCGCTCAAACTTTGGGCGTGGCGGAATGCTAACCAAGTTCCGAATTGCCAAAAAAGTTGCCGGCGATGGAATTGGCGTGCATGTGGCCAACGGCACCCGCCCCGATGTGCTCATTGACTTACTCGATAAATCAAAAAACCTAAAACACACCTTCTTCGTACCTAATAAAAAACCATCAAGCGGTGTAAAAAAATGGATTGGCTATTCCGATGGTTTTACAAAAGGACAAATTGTAATAAACGAAGGCGCTGCAAAAGCGCTGATTTCCGACAAAGCGGTTAGTCTGCTACCCGTAGGAATTGAAAAGATTGAAGGTGAATTTAAAAAAGGTGATCTGATAAAAATAACCGATACAAATGGGCTTCTTGTTGGAATGGGAAAAGCTTCGTACGGATCGGACAAAATTGATAAAGAAAAACAAACAGACAAACAAAAACCGGTAATACATTACGATTATTTGTACCTGGAAAACAGAACAAACAGTACATAAATATATATAGAAACAAAAACAGCTCAGAGTAACTCGTAACTAGCGTTTGTCGGCTCCGGCAAACACCCTTACTCCCCTTTTTTTTGATGCCTTAATTTAAACTTATTCTGAGCTCCCTCTCCCTCCCCCGGGAGAGGGTTTTTTCTTTTTTTAAAAAACGTTAAAAATGAAAATAAAGGAACAACTGCAAAAAACACTTGAAGCTTCGCGAAAGTTAAATCTGGTTGAAGAATCAACCGTTAGCAACTTGCTGCTCGAACTGGCCAAACAGGCCCGTGAAAATTCAGCATTTATACTAACTGAAAACCAAAAAGATCTGGAGAGAATGGATCCTGAAGATCCAAAATTCGACCGACTGAAGCTTACTGAAGAACGAATTGAAAGCATAGCTTCCGACATGGAAAATGTGGCTAAACTCGACAGTCCGGTCGGCAAGGTTTTAAAAGAATCAGTACGCGAAAACGGATTAAGAATAAAAAAAGTATCGGTTCCTTTCGGCGTAATTGGTATTATTTACGAAGCACGCCCCAATGTTACGTTCGACGTGTTTGCCTTGTGCCTGAAATCGGGAAATGCCTGTGTGCTAAAAGGTGGCAGCGACGCCATTTATTCCAACCAGGCCATTGTTTCCATTATTCGTAAGGTTTTAAAACAATTTAAACTTGATGAAAATACGGTTACACTGCTTCCGGCCGGTCGCGAAGAAACCAACGAAATGTTACGTGCGCATGGTTACATCGATTTAATTATTCCACGTGGCAGCCAGGGACTCATAAATTTTGTACGCGAAAATGCCACAATCCCGGTAATTGAAACAGGAGCAGGAATTTGCCATACTTATTTTGATGAATTTGGCGATGCCACCAAAGGTTGCGAGATAATTTTTAACGCAAAAACCCGACGTGTTTCGGTTTGTAATGCGCTGGATTGTTTGGTAATTCATAAAAACAGACTGACCGATTTAAGCAGCTTTGCCCAAAAACTGTCGGTAGAAAACGTGGTAATTTATGCCGACGAACCGGCCTACGAACAAATAAAAGAAAGTTATCCAACTGATTTGCTTTTTAAAGCAACAGAAGAATCTTTTGGCACCGAGTTTTTATCCATGAAAATGTCGGTAAAAACCGTTGATACTTTTGAAGAAGCTTTAGCGCACATCAATAAATACACTTCAAAGCACAGCGAAGCTATTATTTCCGAAAATAAGCAACGCATTGATATGTTCCGCAAAATGGTAGATGCCTCATCGGTATATTCCAACACTTCAACAGCCTACACCGATGGTGCTCAATTTGGCCTTGGTGCCGAAATTGGCATCAGCACCCAAAAACTGCATGCACGCGGGCCAATGGCCTTAGAAGAGCTTACCAGCTATAAATGGATTATTGAAGGCGACGGCCAAACCCGTCCAAGATAAAAGGAGAAAAAAACAGGCAAAATATAAACAATGGAAGCTGAAACATCAATCTTAACACTTCCTTCTTCAAACTTATAACAATGAAAAATTTCACATCCGTAAAAGATATTCCGGGCATTGAAAAAGCCCTTGCAACCGCTTTTGAAGTAAAAAAGAACAAATTTGGATTTCAGCACCTTGGCAAAAACAAAACCATGGTACTGGTATTTTTTAACTCAAGCTTGCGCACCCGTTTAAGCACTCAAAAAGCAGCCATGAATATGGGCATGAATACCATGGTGATGAATGTAAACGAAGACAGCTGGCAACTTGAGTCGGAAATG
Above is a genomic segment from uncultured Draconibacterium sp. containing:
- a CDS encoding argininosuccinate synthase domain-containing protein, which gives rise to MSKKLVLAFSGGLDTSFCVKYLKEEKGYDVYTAIANTGGFSDEELKEIEKRALALGAVEHITLDVTNEYYEKCIRYMVYGNVLRNNTYPISVSSERAFQAIAIIEYAKEIDAKYIAHGSTGAGNDQIRFDLTFQVLAPEIEIITPTRDMLLTRQYEIDYLKKYGFEADFTKMEYSINQGLWGTSVGGKETLTTNKNLPEEAYPSQLEATGEQTIELGFEKGELVSLDGEFYENGPEVIRALETVASKYAIGRDTHVGDTIIGIKGRVGFEAAAPLITIKAHHLLEKHTLTKWQAYWKEQLGNWYGMFLHEAMYQEPVMRNIEDFLESTQENVTGKVIVKLKPYHFELVGIESEHDLMNSGFGEYGETVEAWTADDVKGFTKILSNSLKIYNKVNNKL
- a CDS encoding ArgR family transcriptional regulator; its protein translation is MKNKIQRQLEIRKIIQKGNVHSQDELLVELKRRGFDLTQATLSRDLKVLQVAKVPHPVKGYVYTIPENGLTEKHSAEHINRINYLADGFQDLQFSGNLAVLKTVPGYASSIAAVIDTASPWEILGTVAGDDTILIIQREGISKNDLTEALFKIMPKLKDKL
- a CDS encoding GNAT family N-acetyltransferase, whose amino-acid sequence is MKSLNNIKVLIADENHLKFIDDINDAIDSASKQRGTGIARRTFEYLADKMKQGKAIIALEEGEMFAGFCYIETWQEKGFVANSGLIVAENYRGIGLAKAIKKKAFELSRRKYPNSKIFGLTTGLAVMKINHELGYRPVTFSELTLDDQFWKGCQGCINHDILERTGRTKCLCTGMLYDPAWEKPTYTNGNGIRKRSLLDLIPKRKPGVAKKKNKLLKKNK
- the carA gene encoding glutamine-hydrolyzing carbamoyl-phosphate synthase small subunit; amino-acid sequence: MYKVKQAKLTLEDGTVFIGKSFGSEKAVAGEVVFYTAMTGYPESLTDPSYTGQILVSTYPMIGNYGVPFNQKENGIHKFYESHKLHISGLIISDYSFEFSHWNAEKSLSDWLKEYDVPGIFDIDTRALTKILREKGSMLGKIEFEEEIDFYDPNKENLVAVASCKEREVYGNGEHKVVLIDCGVKNNIMRCLIDRGATVIRVPWDYDFSNEEFDGLFISNGPGDPAMCDVTVSYIKKVIGDKKPIMGICLGNQLLARAAGADTYKLKYGHRSHNQPVLLEGTNKCYITSQNHGYAVATETLPADWEPLFTNVNDETNEGIRHKTLPFFSTQFHPEAASGPVDTEFLFDEFIKNIEASKK
- the carB gene encoding carbamoyl-phosphate synthase (glutamine-hydrolyzing) large subunit — its product is MIDTHIKKAIVLGSGALKIGEAGEFDYSGSQALKALKEEGVETVLINPNIATIQTSEDIADKIYFLPVTPHFVEEVIKKEKPQGILLAFGGQTALNCGVALYESGVLEKYNVEVVGTPVQSIIDTEDRDIFAKMLDEIDVKTCKSIAASNMAEAKAAAQEVGFPIIIRAAYTLGGLGSGFCENEEELEKLAGSAFSYSPQILIEESIKGWKEVEYEVVRDKHDNCITVCNMENFDPLGIHTGESIVVAPSQTLSNSEYHKLRAISIKIIRRVGVIGECNVQFALDPHSEDYRVIEVNARLSRSSALASKATGYPLAFVAAKLGLGYGLHELKNSVTKVTTACFEPALDYCVVKIPRWDLSKFVGVSKNIGSSMKSVGEIMAIGRTFEEAIQKGIRMVGLGMHGFVANKEEITIEGIEEELTNPTDRRIFAIAEAFNKEYSIDAIHEKTKIDKWFLQKLGNIHKIKLELQEINELEKLPIPLLKASKQAGFSDFQIARLVLNSKGTSINEDLLKVRAYRKANGIVPVVKQIDTLAGEYPAQTNYLYLTHNGTENDVTYLGDHKSVMVLGSGAYRIGSSVEFDWCSVNTINTIKEQGYRSVMINYNPETVSTDYDTCDRLYFDELTFERVMDVYDLENPHGVVVSMGGQIPNNLAMKLDGQNVPILGTSAKKIDNAEDREKFSSLLDDLGVDQPRWARLSTIDEIHKFVDEVGYPVLIRPSYVLSGAAMNVVSNPDQLEHFLQMAANVSKEHPVVVTEFIEQAKEIEIDAVANKGEMVAYAISEHVEFAGVHSGDATIVFPPQKLYVETIRRVKKIARQIAKGLEITGPFNMQFLAKDNDIKVIECNLRASRSFPFVSKVMKLNLIEIATKVMLGIDVPKPDKSLFELDYVGVKAPQFSFARLLKADPVLGVDMSSTGEVGCIGETYYEAMLKAMLSVGYNFPKKNILISSGPSRGKLELLNSARMLVEKGYNIFATEGTHKFFRENGIENTLIYWPDEEDQSPNTIEMIKEKKIDLVINIPKNHTKRELKNGYQIRRSSIDYNIPLITNARVASAFLYGICRYNLDNVQVKSWDEYKA